A region from the Aegilops tauschii subsp. strangulata cultivar AL8/78 chromosome 5, Aet v6.0, whole genome shotgun sequence genome encodes:
- the LOC109731825 gene encoding protein EMSY-LIKE 3 isoform X1 — protein MDYGPSDSSGTDDDLPPPYPNNPNNRSIRGSGRASGNGRAIVPVSGNGRAIAPASSYPRAQTDMETQIQQLEQEAYCAVLRAFKAQSDALTWEKEGLITELRKELRVSDKEHREVLNRVNGDDIIRSIREWRSTGGLQASLPNNPQPIHHDPAPSPTTSGRKRQKTSQSVPPLPVPSPPVMHPQQMATPTQPSSSAAKKGFLPGTKGKKTKPGQKIPGGPAVKSMPPSAGPSGRGPHMNRNFPGRPAAPEPSQGQHHLNPLIGRKVMSRWPEDNNFYEATITDYNAEKDVYALVYDINTANETWEWVDFKEIKPEDIIWQGEDPGLYQGGRGAPGSGGKKSTSRVMPTPGTGRGRGFPKNVSKKDFPRSQNGVGKRSSDDIDILHTESLIKEVERVFSVSHPDPLEVDKAKKALKEQEQSLIDAIARLAEASDGESDERNRGRRMGPYGGHPHQGNYADAMAVDGDHMVGGAAT, from the exons ATGGACTACGGGCCCTCGGACAGCAGCG GAACTGATGATGACCTTCCACCACCATATCCGAATAATCCGAATAATAGGAGTATAAGAGGCAGCGGACGTGCCAGTGGTAATGGCAGAGCTATTGTTCCTGTCAGTGGTAATGGAAGGGCCATTGCTCCTGCCAGCTCGTACCCTAGAGCCCAGACCGATATGGAAACACAAATTCAACAGCTTGAGCAAGAAGCGTATTGTGCAGTTCTGCGTGCTTTTAAAGCTCAGTCTGATGCCCTCACATGG GAGAAGGAGGGTCTGATTACTGAACTTAGGAAGGAGCTAAGGGTATCCGACAAAGAACACAGGGAGGTGCTAAACAGGGTCAATGGTGATGATATTATCCGCAGCATAAG GGAATGGAGATCAACAGGAGGCCTTCAGGCAAGCTTACCCAATAATCCTCAGCCTATACATCATGACCCGGCGCCTAGCCCTACCACCTCTGGCCGTAAAAGGCAAAAGACATCTCAATCCGTTCCTCCCCTACCTGTACCGTCTCCTCCTGTTATGCATCCACAGCAGATGGCTACACCAACACAACCTTCATCTTCAGCAGCTAAAAAGGGATTTCTGCCAGGCACTAAAGGCAAAAAGACAAAACCA GGCCAGAAGATACCAGGGGGCCCTGCAGTCAAATCTATGCCACCTTCAGCAGGTCCCAGCGGAAGGGGACCACATATGAACAGAAACTTTCCTGGTCGCCCTGCTGCTCCTGAACCTTCTCAAGGACAGCATCATCTTAATCCTTTAATTGGCCGTAAAGTCATGTCTCGGTGGCCTGAAGATAATAATTTCTATGAAGCCACTATAACTGATTACAATGCGGAAAAG GACGTTTATGCGCTAGTTTATGACATAAATACAGCTAATGAGACCTGGGAGTGGGTTGATTTTAAAGAG ATAAAACCAGAAGACATAATCTGGCAAGGCGAGGACCCAGGATTATACCAAGGAGGTCGTGGTGCTCCAGGTAGCGGGGGTAAGAAGTCAACTAGCCGTGTTATGCCCACACCAGGTACAGGTAGGGGGAGAGGATTCCCAAAGAATGTGTCGAAGAAAGACTTTCCACGTTCGCAAAATGGCGTTGGGAAGAGAAGTTCTGATGACATTGATATACTTCACACTGAAAGCCTGATAAAAGAG GTGGAGAGGGTCTTCAGTGTTAGTCATCCTGATCCTTTGGAGGTAGACAAGGCAAAGAAAGCGCTGAAG GAGCAAGAACAGTCGTTGATTGATGCGATAGCAAGGCTTGCTGAGGCATCTGATGGCGAAAGTG ATGAGCGCAACCGTGGCCGAAGGATGGGGCCATATGGTGGGCACCCGCATCAAGGAAACTATGCGGATGCCATGGCTGTTGATGGCGACCACATGGTCGGAGGCGCCGCCACATAA
- the LOC109731825 gene encoding protein EMSY-LIKE 3 isoform X2 — MDYGPSDSSGTDDDLPPPYPNNPNNRSIRGSGRASGNGRAIVPVSGNGRAIAPASSYPRAQTDMETQIQQLEQEAYCAVLRAFKAQSDALTWEKEGLITELRKELRVSDKEHREVLNRVNGDDIIRSIREWRSTGGLQASLPNNPQPIHHDPAPSPTTSGRKRQKTSQSVPPLPVPSPPVMHPQQMATPTQPSSSAAKKGFLPGTKGKKTKPGQKIPGGPAVKSMPPSAGPSGRGPHMNRNFPGRPAAPEPSQGQHHLNPLIGRKVMSRWPEDNNFYEATITDYNAEKIKPEDIIWQGEDPGLYQGGRGAPGSGGKKSTSRVMPTPGTGRGRGFPKNVSKKDFPRSQNGVGKRSSDDIDILHTESLIKEVERVFSVSHPDPLEVDKAKKALKEQEQSLIDAIARLAEASDGESDERNRGRRMGPYGGHPHQGNYADAMAVDGDHMVGGAAT, encoded by the exons ATGGACTACGGGCCCTCGGACAGCAGCG GAACTGATGATGACCTTCCACCACCATATCCGAATAATCCGAATAATAGGAGTATAAGAGGCAGCGGACGTGCCAGTGGTAATGGCAGAGCTATTGTTCCTGTCAGTGGTAATGGAAGGGCCATTGCTCCTGCCAGCTCGTACCCTAGAGCCCAGACCGATATGGAAACACAAATTCAACAGCTTGAGCAAGAAGCGTATTGTGCAGTTCTGCGTGCTTTTAAAGCTCAGTCTGATGCCCTCACATGG GAGAAGGAGGGTCTGATTACTGAACTTAGGAAGGAGCTAAGGGTATCCGACAAAGAACACAGGGAGGTGCTAAACAGGGTCAATGGTGATGATATTATCCGCAGCATAAG GGAATGGAGATCAACAGGAGGCCTTCAGGCAAGCTTACCCAATAATCCTCAGCCTATACATCATGACCCGGCGCCTAGCCCTACCACCTCTGGCCGTAAAAGGCAAAAGACATCTCAATCCGTTCCTCCCCTACCTGTACCGTCTCCTCCTGTTATGCATCCACAGCAGATGGCTACACCAACACAACCTTCATCTTCAGCAGCTAAAAAGGGATTTCTGCCAGGCACTAAAGGCAAAAAGACAAAACCA GGCCAGAAGATACCAGGGGGCCCTGCAGTCAAATCTATGCCACCTTCAGCAGGTCCCAGCGGAAGGGGACCACATATGAACAGAAACTTTCCTGGTCGCCCTGCTGCTCCTGAACCTTCTCAAGGACAGCATCATCTTAATCCTTTAATTGGCCGTAAAGTCATGTCTCGGTGGCCTGAAGATAATAATTTCTATGAAGCCACTATAACTGATTACAATGCGGAAAAG ATAAAACCAGAAGACATAATCTGGCAAGGCGAGGACCCAGGATTATACCAAGGAGGTCGTGGTGCTCCAGGTAGCGGGGGTAAGAAGTCAACTAGCCGTGTTATGCCCACACCAGGTACAGGTAGGGGGAGAGGATTCCCAAAGAATGTGTCGAAGAAAGACTTTCCACGTTCGCAAAATGGCGTTGGGAAGAGAAGTTCTGATGACATTGATATACTTCACACTGAAAGCCTGATAAAAGAG GTGGAGAGGGTCTTCAGTGTTAGTCATCCTGATCCTTTGGAGGTAGACAAGGCAAAGAAAGCGCTGAAG GAGCAAGAACAGTCGTTGATTGATGCGATAGCAAGGCTTGCTGAGGCATCTGATGGCGAAAGTG ATGAGCGCAACCGTGGCCGAAGGATGGGGCCATATGGTGGGCACCCGCATCAAGGAAACTATGCGGATGCCATGGCTGTTGATGGCGACCACATGGTCGGAGGCGCCGCCACATAA
- the LOC109731826 gene encoding 18 kDa seed maturation protein: MQGGESAAGAAKEAGANLGASAWAGKEKTMAAVQEQVEKAKAHDDPAAQAEAEARKEERVIEVEAAKQDAYRHNAAVAKDGRAAAVVKDEKEAAADDEEEAVVSA; the protein is encoded by the coding sequence ATGCAGGGCGGGGAGAGCGCGGCGGGCGCGGCCAAGGAGGCGGGGGCGAACCTGGGCGCGTCGGCGTGGGCGGGCAAGGAGAAGACCATGGCCGCGGTGCAGGAGCAGGTGGAGAAGGCCAAGGCGCACGACGACCCGGCGGCCcaggcggaggcggaggccagGAAGGAGGAGCGGGTCATCGAGGTGGAGGCCGCCAAGCAGGACGCCTACCGCCACAACGCCGCCGTCGCCAAGGacggccgcgccgccgccgtcgtcaagGATGAGAAGGAGGCGGCcgccgacgacgaggaggaggccgtAGTCTCCGCCTGA